One Lacticaseibacillus rhamnosus genomic window carries:
- a CDS encoding DUF1827 family protein, translating to MKLVQNPIRLNASLHKMLPNTMRYLYSRKPVKYFELYTLGSVHVYYVEGFDQIDIVLTHDKRTIKDTEIDFVLEKLLPDTPKDELKIDHAAKSEIEHEVHRKLKVHDVVIVEKA from the coding sequence ATGAAACTAGTTCAAAATCCGATTCGACTTAACGCCAGCCTGCATAAAATGCTACCGAATACCATGCGTTATCTCTATAGTCGCAAGCCGGTTAAATACTTTGAGCTTTACACACTTGGTTCAGTACATGTTTATTATGTCGAAGGCTTTGACCAGATTGACATTGTGCTGACGCATGATAAACGGACAATCAAAGATACCGAGATTGATTTTGTCTTGGAAAAGTTATTGCCGGATACGCCAAAAGATGAATTGAAAATCGATCATGCTGCCAAAAGCGAGATTGAACATGAAGTCCATCGCAAGCTAAAGGTTCATGATGTTGTGATAGTCGAGAAGGCTTAA